One window from the genome of Sesamum indicum cultivar Zhongzhi No. 13 linkage group LG15, S_indicum_v1.0, whole genome shotgun sequence encodes:
- the LOC105178138 gene encoding GDP-mannose 4,6 dehydratase 1 produces the protein MATAAANNDSTTSRSESDTAAVNGTQNPPRTLQPARKIALITGITGQDGSYLTEFLLNKGYEVHGLIRRSSNFNTQRINHIYIDPHNAHKARMKLHYADLTDASSLRRWLDTIQPDEVYNLAAQSHVAVSFEIPDYTADVVATGALRLLEAVRSHVSASGRSHIKYYQAGSSEMFGSTPPPQSETTPFHPRSPYAVSKCAAHWYTVNYREAYGLFACNGILFNHESPRRGENFVTRKITRAVGRIKIGLQSKLFLGNLQASRDWGFAGDYVEAMWLMLQQEKPDDYVVATEDSHTVEEFLAVAFGYVGLNWRDHVVIDKRYFRPAEVDNLKGDASKAKKVLGWKPRVGFEQLVKMMVDEDIELAKREKVLVDAGYMDAQQQP, from the coding sequence ATGGCCACCGCCGCCGCCAACAATGACTCCACCACCTCCAGATCTGAATCTGATACCGCCGCCGTAAATGGCACCCAGAACCCACCCCGCACTCTCCAACCCGCCCGCAAGATCGCCCTGATCACCGGCATCACGGGCCAAGACGGCTCCTATCTCACCGAATTCTTGCTAAACAAAGGCTACGAGGTCCACGGCCTCATCCGTCGATCCTCCAACTTCAACACTCAGCGCATTAATCACATCTATATCGACCCCCACAACGCCCACAAGGCCCGGATGAAGCTCCACTACGCCGATCTCACCGACGCTTCCTCCCTCCGCCGTTGGCTGGATACCATTCAACCCGACGAGGTTTATAACCTCGCCGCCCAGTCCCATGTCGCTGTCTCCTTCGAGATCCCTGATTACACCGCCGACGTCGTCGCCACCGGCGCCCTCCGCCTCCTAGAGGCTGTTCGCTCCCACGTTTCCGCCTCTGGCCGCTCCCACATAAAATACTACCAGGCCGGATCATCCGAGATGTTCGGATCGACGCCCCCGCCCCAGTCCGAGACCACCCCCTTCCACCCTCGCTCGCCGTACGCCGTCTCCAAATGCGCTGCCCATTGGTACACTGTAAATTACCGCGAGGCCTACGGCCTTTTCGCCTGCAACGGGATTTTGTTTAACCATGAGTCCCCTCGTAGAGGTGAGAATTTCGTGACCCGGAAGATAACCCGGGCTGTGGGTCGGATCAAGATCGGGCTCCAGAGCAAGCTATTCCTGGGGAATTTGCAGGCATCCAGGGACTGGGGTTTCGCGGGGGACTACGTGGAGGCAATGTGGTTGATGCTGCAGCAGGAGAAGCCGGACGATTATGTGGTGGCGACAGAGGATTCGCACACTGTGGAGGAGTTCTTGGCAGTGGCGTTCGGGTACGTGGGGCTGAATTGGAGGGATCATGTAGTGATTGATAAGCGTTATTTCAGGCCGGCAGAGGTGGATAATCTGAAAGGAGACGCAAGCAAGGCGAAGAAAGTGCTGGGCTGGAAACCGAGAGTCGGGTTTGAGCAACTGGTGAAGATGATGGTGGATGAGGATATTGAACTGGCCAAGAGGGAAAAGGTGCTTGTTGATGCAGGCTATATGGACGCCCAGCAGCAGCCCTGA
- the LOC105178139 gene encoding peptidyl-prolyl cis-trans isomerase Pin1 has translation MSSSEKVRASHILIKHQGSRRKSSWKDPDGRVISATTREEAVAQLQALRCDILSGDASFKDLASQNSHCSSAKRGGDLGSFGRGQMQKPFEEATFALKLGEISDIVDTDSGVHIIMRTG, from the exons ATGTCATCGTCGGAGAAGGTGAGGGCTTCCCACATTCTGATTAAGCACCAGGGCTCACGCCGCAAGTCGTCCTGGAAGGATCCCGACGGCCGCGTCATCTCCGCCACCACCCGCGAAGAAGCCGTTGCGCAGCTCCAGGCCCTGCGCTGCGATATCCTATCCGGCGATGCTTCCTTCAAGGACCTCGCTTCCCAGAACTCTCACTGCAGCTCCGCCAAGCGCGGCGGCGATCTCG GTTCATTTGGAAGGGGTCAGATGCAGAAGCCTTTTGAAGAAGCAACATTCGCACTAAAGCTTGGGGAGATAAGTGACATAGTGGATACTGACAGTGGAGTTCATATCATCATGAGAACAGGTTAA
- the LOC105178140 gene encoding peptide methionine sulfoxide reductase A5 isoform X2, which yields MKLTASVLLVTVIISWAASPALSIRFPDRISGNVNALSEQPLRTAVFALGSFWRSEAAFGCLDGVVRTAAGYSGGSRPNPEYRSLGDHAECVQIEYNPRIISFRELLDVFWTSHDSRQVFGQGPDVGNQYRSIIFTNGTEETRSAALSKEREQTRSKTSVVTTQIQQLGTFYPAEPEHQKFELKRNPFLLQLIGNLPEEELEQSTLATKLNGYAAELCPPRMQRQIDAKIDDIIRKADRTLS from the exons ATGAAGCTGACTGCTTCAGTTTTGCTCGTGACTGTTATTATTTCTTGGGCGGCAAGCCCAGCTCTGAGCATCAGATTTCCGGATCGGATCTCAGGAAACGTGAATGCCTTATCTGAGCAGCCACTCAGAACTGCGGTTTTCGCCCTCGGCAGCTTTTGGAGGTCTGAGGCTGCGTTTGGATGCTTGGACGGCGTCGTACGGACAGCCGCAGGTTATTCTGGTGGATCCAGACCTAACCCGGAGTACCGAAGCTTAGGTGATCACGCTGAGTGTGTGCAG ATAGAATATAATCCCAGGATTATTAGTTTCAGAGAACTACTTGATGTCTTTTGGACTAGTCATGATTCTAGGCAAGTATTTGGGCAAGGTCCTGATGTTGGAAATCAATACAG GTCTATAATCTTCACAAATGGAACTGAAGAAACCAGGTCGGCTGCTCTCAGCAAAGAAAGGGAGCAAACACGGTCAAAGACCAGTGTTGTCACCACTCAAATTCAACAGCTAGGAACGTTTTATCCTGCAGAGCCTGAACATCAG AAATTTGAGCTTAAACGGaacccttttcttcttcaattgaTTGGAAACTTGCCAGAAGAGGAGCTTGAGCAGTCTACCCTGGCAACAAAGCTTAATGGATATGCTGCAGAGCTTTGTCCACCTAGGATGCAGAGGCAGATTGATGCTAAGATCGATGACATTATAAGAAAAG CTGACAGAACCCTCTCTTGA
- the LOC105178140 gene encoding peptide methionine sulfoxide reductase A5 isoform X1 has translation MKLTASVLLVTVIISWAASPALSIRFPDRISGNVNALSEQPLRTAVFALGSFWRSEAAFGCLDGVVRTAAGYSGGSRPNPEYRSLGDHAECVQIEYNPRIISFRELLDVFWTSHDSRQVFGQGPDVGNQYRSIIFTNGTEETRSAALSKEREQTRSKTSVVTTQIQQLGTFYPAEPEHQKFELKRNPFLLQLIGNLPEEELEQSTLATKLNGYAAELCPPRMQRQIDAKIDDIIRKGWPILREI, from the exons ATGAAGCTGACTGCTTCAGTTTTGCTCGTGACTGTTATTATTTCTTGGGCGGCAAGCCCAGCTCTGAGCATCAGATTTCCGGATCGGATCTCAGGAAACGTGAATGCCTTATCTGAGCAGCCACTCAGAACTGCGGTTTTCGCCCTCGGCAGCTTTTGGAGGTCTGAGGCTGCGTTTGGATGCTTGGACGGCGTCGTACGGACAGCCGCAGGTTATTCTGGTGGATCCAGACCTAACCCGGAGTACCGAAGCTTAGGTGATCACGCTGAGTGTGTGCAG ATAGAATATAATCCCAGGATTATTAGTTTCAGAGAACTACTTGATGTCTTTTGGACTAGTCATGATTCTAGGCAAGTATTTGGGCAAGGTCCTGATGTTGGAAATCAATACAG GTCTATAATCTTCACAAATGGAACTGAAGAAACCAGGTCGGCTGCTCTCAGCAAAGAAAGGGAGCAAACACGGTCAAAGACCAGTGTTGTCACCACTCAAATTCAACAGCTAGGAACGTTTTATCCTGCAGAGCCTGAACATCAG AAATTTGAGCTTAAACGGaacccttttcttcttcaattgaTTGGAAACTTGCCAGAAGAGGAGCTTGAGCAGTCTACCCTGGCAACAAAGCTTAATGGATATGCTGCAGAGCTTTGTCCACCTAGGATGCAGAGGCAGATTGATGCTAAGATCGATGACATTATAAGAAAAGGTTGGCCGATCCTAAGGGAGATTTAA
- the LOC110013194 gene encoding auxin-responsive protein SAUR50-like has product MAIRNTNKNNGTPPNSAALKQILKKCPTFGKKHDVPKGHFAVYVGKNRSRYVVPITFLANPEFQNLLQRAEEEFGFHHDMGITLPCDEQDFCFLISMMR; this is encoded by the coding sequence ATGGCTATAAGGAACACGAACAAGAACAACGGTACGCCTCCGAATTCAGCAGCCCTCAAGCAAATCCTCAAGAAGTGTCCGACGTTTGGCAAGAAGCACGACGTGCCTAAAGGGCATTTTGCAGTGTACGTGGGCAAGAACAGGAGTAGATACGTCGTTCCTATAACGTTTTTGGCGAATCCCGAGTTTCAAAACTTGCTGCAAAGAGCAGAAGAAGAGTTTGGATTTCACCATGACATGGGGATAACTCTCCCTTGTGATGAACAAGATTTCTGCTTTTTGATCTCCATGATGAGATGA